CCAGCTTGTTAGAAGTGCATACTCCTCTTCCGCCAGCGCTTTCGCAAAAAAGGGCTGTTATGGTGGGCCCGCGGGGATTCGAACCCCGGACCTCCCGCTTATCAGGCGGGCGCTCTGACCAGGCTGAGCCACGGGCCCGAGAGAAATTCTGGTGCCCCGGCCGGGATTTGAACCCGGGTCGCGGGATCGAGAGTCCCGCATGATTGACCGGGCTACACCACCGGGGCGCGTCCGAGATTAGAGCAGAGGGAGGGTTTATAAACTTTTCGGCCCCCTTGGTTTAAAGTTGTCAACTCAGTGAGGGTATGTTGATGTCCCTTAACTTAATGTTCTATTTTGCGTATTTTAATTTAACTTTAATTTTATATCATTTTGCATTTATTCTTCTTTGGATACTATTGTGGGCCCTAATTGTTACTTTATGTTGGATCAGTATGTACAAATATGTCAGTTTTCCTTATTGAAGAATTTTCACAGTGCTATTTAGTGTTCGGTTTGTATTGAAAAAATGTATGAAATTGTGGATGTTCTCTTTGAAGTTTTGAATAATACACAATGTTGCGCAAGACTTATAACCAATGGACTAAGACAAATAGAGATGCCCACGTAGGGGCATTCAAGTACTTGGAGGTGTTGTAGATGAAAAAGTTTGGAGCTGTAGTGTTGGCCCTGTTCCTCGTTGGCATCATGGCTGGGAGCGTCCTAGCGGCTCCCCAGAAGCCAGTAGTTCACAATGTTCCCCAGCAGAAGAACTATGGTCTCCTCACCCCAGGACTCTTCAAGAAAGTTCAGAGGATGGACTGGAATCAAGAAGTGAACACTATCATAATGTTTGACAATCAGGCCGACAAAGAGAAGGCCGTTAGGATACTCCATCTTCTTGGCGCGAAGATAAAGTACGACTACAGCATCATCCCAGCCCTCGCAGTTAAAATCAAAGTGAAAGACCTTCTCATAATTGCAGGCCTTATGGACACTGGATACTTCGGAAACGCCCAGCTCTCCGGTGTCCAGTTCATTCAGGAGGACTACGTCGTTAAGGTCGCCGTTGACACCGAGGGCCTCGACGAGTCAGCGGCCCAGGTTATGGCCACCAACATGTGGAACCTCGGCTACGATGGTTCTGGAATAACAATCGGTATCATCGACACCGGTATCGACGCATCCCACCCCGATCTTCAGGGTAAGGTCATAGGATGGGTTGACTTCGTCAACGGGAAGAGCACTCCCTACGATGACAACGGTCACGGCACCCACGTCGCTTCGATAGCGGCAGGAACCGGCGCGGCAAGCAACGGCAAGTACAAGGGCATGGCCCCCGGGGCAAAGCTCGTTGGGATAAAGGTCCTCAGCGGCCAGGGAAGCGGAAGCATCTCGGACATCATCAAGGGTGTTGACTGGGCGGTTCAGAACAAGGACAAGTACGGCATCAAGGTAATCAACCTCTCCCTCGGCTCAAGCCAGAGCTCCGACGGTACCGACTCCCTCAGCCAGGCCGTCAACAACGCCTGGGATGCCGGAATAGTGGTCTGCGTCGCAGCTGGAAACAGCGGGCCGGATAAGTACACCGTCGGTTCACCGGCGGCCGCCAGCAAGGTCATAACCGTCGGCGCCGTTGACAAGAACGACGTCATAACCGACTTCTCAAGCCGCGGTCCGACCGCGGACAACAGGCTCAAGCCGGAGGTCGTCGCTCCGGGCAACTGGATCATCGCCGCCAGAGCCAGCGGAACCCAGCTCACCAGCGTTACCATCGGCGACTACTACGTTGCCGCCCCTGGAACCTCGATGGCAACGCCTCACGTCGCTGGAATTTCAGCCCTCATCCTCCAGGCCCACCCGAACTGGACCCCCGATCAGGTCAAGAAGGCCCTCATCGAGACCGCTGACATAGTCAAGCCTGACGAGATAGCTGACATCGCCTACGGTGCTGGTAGGGTTAACGCCTACAAGGCCGCTCACTACGACAGCTACTCCAAGCTCACCTTCACCGGCTCGGTTGCCGATAAAGGAACCCAGAGCCACCAGTTCACCATCAGCGGCGCTTCCTTCGTCACGGCCACCCTCTACTGGGACAACAGCAAGAGCGACCTCGATCTCTACCTCTACGACCCGAACGGAAACGAAGTTGACTACTCCTACACCGCCTACTACGGCTTCGAGAAGGTCGGCTACTACAACCCGACCGCTGGAACCTGGACGATAAAGGTCGTCAGCTACAGCGGTTCAGCTAACTACCAGGTTGACGTCGTCAGCGACGGAAGCCTCGGCCAGCCCGGAAGCGGTGGAGGCGGCGGTGGAAGCGAGCCGAGCCCGAGCCCCTCACCACAGCCGACCGTTGACGAGAAGACCTTCACCGGAACCGTCAGCTACCACGACTACAACGTCCACCAGATGACCGTCAACAGCGGCGCCACCAAGATAACCGGCGACCTCACCGGAAGCAGCTACGACGACCTCGACCTCTACCTCTACGACCCGAACCAGAACCTCGTTGACAGGTCAGAGAACTATGGCTCAAGCGAGCACGTCGAGTACAGCAACCCAGCTCCGGGAACTTGGTACTTCCTCATCTACGCATACTACACCTACTACTGGACGGCAAACTACCAGCTCGACGCAAAGGTCTACTACGGGTGAAGTCTTTTTAACTCCCTCTTCTTTTCTTCCTTGAGGTGGTTGGGATGAGAAGGGTTCTTGCTGCCATACTGATTGTGGGCTTTATGCTCTCGCTTATCTCTTCACCTCTCGTTGTTTCGGCTGAAATCAGGCCTTATGTATATGAACCGACTGTTCCAGATACGGCCTTCTCGGTTATCGCCCTCTACAAGACTGGTGATTATGATAAAGTCCTAGAGGGCTGTGAGTGGCTGATGGCCATTAGGACGCCCTTCGACTCCTGGGGCTACGCATACGGCGAGGATCACGAGGCGAAGTACACCGCCATGGCAATAATGGCCCTTATCAGGGGAGAGAGCATAGCCAACGGCAGGTATAAGGATGTTATCAACAGCGCCGCCTACTGGCTCATATACAAACAGAAAACCGATGGGTCTTGGAACGACTACCTCGATGCCGCTATGGCAGCTATAGCTCTAAAAGAGCTCCTCAAGAGCAAATACGTTGAAGAGAATATGACGGGACTTGAAGATCAGCTCAGGGAGGGCTTGAACCGCGCACTCGGCTGGCTTCAAGTTCATGAACCTACAAACGACGTGGAGAGGATATTCCGCGACATCGCACTTGAAGACAGGGAAGACCTGGAGAAACTGAAAGTTGAAGGGGATCTTAAAGCTTATAGGGCTTTTGCCCTGGCGTATCTTGGGGAGAAAGTCTCTCTTGACGGGAACTTCTCATCGCCGATGACCGTTGCGATGGCCCTCTACGCTACGGGGAGCGAGGAGTACAGAGAGAAGCTCTTGGCGATGGAACACTTCGGTTTCTGGGGAAGGCTCCACTACCGCGTCCTTGACCTGCTCGACGTTTCTCAGATCAGCGGCTTTGAAGAGCTTAGAGAGATTGCTTGCCCTTACCTCAAGAAGATACCACTGACTGAGGAGTGGCAGAAAGCCGTTTACGCCCACTATTACGTCCTCTGCTCGAAGAGGCCACTCCTCCCTGAGAACTACAGCGCCCTCCTCCCCTGGCAGGTGGCCGAGGTGGTGAGGATAAAGGCCCTTCTTGGAGAGCCCTACGGTGATGCCGTTGATTACCTCCTCTCCAGCTCCGAGAACGGAACCTGGAAGGACTTCTACAACACCGCCTACGTTCTCTGGGTTCTCAAGAGCCTCAACGTTTCCTACGACTACGAAAAGTCCCTCCGCTATCTCTCAGCCAACCTCACCTGGATGCTCAACGAAAGGGACTCGAAGACCGGAAACCCCGTCTACTACTCGATACCGACCTACTACTTCTCTCAAGCGGCCATAGTCTTCAAACAGTTCAGGATGAATAGGGAGCTGAATGAAACTCTTAAGGTCCTAAAGGAGCGGCAGTACTCAAACGGAGCCTTCGCATATACCCACCAGTCGGTGACGGGAATAACGACAACCGCCCGCGTGGTCTGGAACCTACAGACGGCTGGGTTAACCGATACAGACCTGTACAAGAAGGGCGTCGGCTTCCTCCGGAAGATTCTGTATGCGGAGATCCCAGAGGTAAAGCCTGAGATGGCTAACACGACGTTCCTCATGGTGAGAGACGGAAGATACGTCGGCAACTCGACGGAGAAGGTCGATACAGCTGGGCTTGACGGGTACGTTGCAATATATCCATCAAAGAACCCGCTGATGATAAAGGCCGTTGCAGTGAAGGGCTTTAGTGCAGAGAGCCCGTGGAGGGAGGATAGGATCAAGTATGCAGTCGCTATAACGGTTGTCGGAGTACTCTTCCTGGCAATGTATGGCGTCATCTGGTTCGAGAACCGGCGCAGGAAGTGAGGAACTTTTCTTTTATCCACTCAACCCTTCTTATCACGAACTCCCTCAGGAACTCTTCTGGGAATGGAGTTTTCCTTCCACTCAGGTTATGCCCTATAGATTTTAAGGGCCTCCTCGTCCCCGATTTGCTCCAGCGTTCTCAAAACATCGTCTTTCTTGAGACTTGAGCCGTTGAGGTGTGCAATGAGGCGCGCCACCTCTCCGGCTTGGATGTGAATCATCTTTGGTGTTTCCCCTGAACCTCTCTAGGCCGTTAATAATCCCTTCGAGCCTCACCGGGAGGACTTCACTGACAGAATACCTGGGAAGATACTCCAAAATCTCATTGCCCAGGATAACAATGTGGTTCTCCCTGAAGTCGGCCTGGTAGATCGTGAGGAACTTGTATGGGTAGCCGAGCCTCAGCGGATCCCTTAAGTTTGAGAGCCATTCCCATGCGATATCGACTTCAACGGGATTTAAATGAGCCGAGCACTCTTCGAGAACAGGCTTAATTTGGGAAATAACGGTGTCTGGATCGGCGTTGTCTTCAAGAACTATGAAGAAGTCAACGTCGCTTATTCCGGGAAGGAAATCTTCTCTCACGAGGGAGCCGTAGAGAATGAGAGAATAGAGGCCGGGAACCCGGCCGATTCTCATTCTAATGCACTCGACCAGCTCAGGTAGTTGATGCTTCCTCGTCGTTGTAGAGCTCGTCTCCAACGGTTATCTCCTCCTCGAAGCCCCTGGAGCCTTCGAGGGTCTGTATCCTGAACATGTAGCTCTTGTACCAGTTGTAGCTCGGCATGACCTTTATCGGGAGCAGTCTCCAGGCCCTCGTCTCCTCGACGTAGCCCCAGTTCACGTACTCGTTGAAGTTCCTGATGATGTCGGTAATGACGACGCCGAACTCGTTGAGGAGAACCCTCTGTATGTCCCTCCACTTGTCGAGAGAGCTCTCGCGCCTCGTTATTCCAAAGTAGCCGGTGCAGCCGGGCCCCTTGAGGGTCGCTATGCCCCTTCCAACGAAGGAGCGGATGGCGTGGACGGTCTCGGGTGGATCCGTGATGAAGGTGTCGAACTTGTGGAGCGCATAGTCCGGAAGGGGCTTCCTGAGGTCGAAGGTGAATATCTCGATGTTCTCATAGCCTATCTCGTCGGCGGCCTTCTCTATGAAGTTCGTGAGCCTCTCGTCTATGTCGAGGACGGCTATCCTCTTCGGGAGCCCGCTGAGCATCAAGGCGACGCTGGTGAGGTCGTCATCCCCGAGAACGAAGACCTCCTTGTTCTCGAGGTCGCCCCTGCTGTGCATGAGGGCAACCTTGGCGACTGTTGTCTCGGGAGTAACGTAGGCCTGGTCGAACTGGTGCACCGGCTCTGGCCTGTCCTTGGTTATCTCCTTGAACTCCTCGAGGAGCTCGGAGAAGGCGTCTATCTCAACCGTCCTTCCCTGGCAGTGGGAGCAGGTGTAGTCTGCCCTCGGCCCGATTCCATACTTCTCCACCAGCTCCTTGCCCTTCCTCGTGAGGATCACCTGGTTGTTATCAAAGGCCACGTAGCCGAGCTCGTAGAGGGCAGTAACCACCGCAACGACGAGCGGAAGCGGCTCCTCGCTGAGGTCGACGATGCGCCACACGTCACCGCTCGCCTGGATGGCGCTCAGAACGTTCTCAACGGTTCTCTCATAGACCGGGATGCTGGTCTTCTCCTTGACCCTCTCAACTATCTCCCTCATCTCACGCACCTCCAGAAGGATTTTCGGTTCGTAAAGGGAGCTCGTAAAAGCCCCTTTTAAGGGTTTTCCCGCCGGCAGATTTTAAAGTTCAGTCCTGAATTTAACCCCATGCTGAAGCCTGCTGGAGAAGACTTCGTGAAGAGGTACCGCTTGGAATACAACCTTGAGGCACTTGAACTGGTTAGGAAAGACATTGGTGATACCTCTTACTCCCGCCTAAAGGCCCTGATAGAGTACCGCCTGACTGGAAAAGAGTTCGACCGTTCTCCAACGGAGGTCAAGGTTGCCCTTGCTTTCTCCGCTGGCTCCGACAGTACTGCTACATTGGAGATACTCCGCTGGGCCAGTTTCGATGTAGTCCCTGTAACGGTTAAACTTCCCCAAATGGGTGAAAAGGCAATTGAAAAGGCCCGGAGCTATGGTGCAGTTTTCATCGAGGTTCCGGAGTACTTGGACGTTATACGGCCCCAGATTGAGAAGGGCGCTCCAATCTGCGGCAGATGCCACTCCCTGGTCATGGATGCCGTCGAGGAGTACGCCAGAGAGAACGGGATAAAAATCGTCGCCTCTGGAGACATGCTCAGCTCCGGCTTGATATCGATTTACCGAAAAGATGATCTCGTAATCCTCAACCTTCCGGCCTTTCTGGCACTGGACAAGGCTGAGATAATCGA
This Thermococcus stetteri DNA region includes the following protein-coding sequences:
- a CDS encoding S8 family serine peptidase, producing the protein MKKFGAVVLALFLVGIMAGSVLAAPQKPVVHNVPQQKNYGLLTPGLFKKVQRMDWNQEVNTIIMFDNQADKEKAVRILHLLGAKIKYDYSIIPALAVKIKVKDLLIIAGLMDTGYFGNAQLSGVQFIQEDYVVKVAVDTEGLDESAAQVMATNMWNLGYDGSGITIGIIDTGIDASHPDLQGKVIGWVDFVNGKSTPYDDNGHGTHVASIAAGTGAASNGKYKGMAPGAKLVGIKVLSGQGSGSISDIIKGVDWAVQNKDKYGIKVINLSLGSSQSSDGTDSLSQAVNNAWDAGIVVCVAAGNSGPDKYTVGSPAAASKVITVGAVDKNDVITDFSSRGPTADNRLKPEVVAPGNWIIAARASGTQLTSVTIGDYYVAAPGTSMATPHVAGISALILQAHPNWTPDQVKKALIETADIVKPDEIADIAYGAGRVNAYKAAHYDSYSKLTFTGSVADKGTQSHQFTISGASFVTATLYWDNSKSDLDLYLYDPNGNEVDYSYTAYYGFEKVGYYNPTAGTWTIKVVSYSGSANYQVDVVSDGSLGQPGSGGGGGGSEPSPSPSPQPTVDEKTFTGTVSYHDYNVHQMTVNSGATKITGDLTGSSYDDLDLYLYDPNQNLVDRSENYGSSEHVEYSNPAPGTWYFLIYAYYTYYWTANYQLDAKVYYG
- a CDS encoding prenyltransferase/squalene oxidase repeat-containing protein: MRRVLAAILIVGFMLSLISSPLVVSAEIRPYVYEPTVPDTAFSVIALYKTGDYDKVLEGCEWLMAIRTPFDSWGYAYGEDHEAKYTAMAIMALIRGESIANGRYKDVINSAAYWLIYKQKTDGSWNDYLDAAMAAIALKELLKSKYVEENMTGLEDQLREGLNRALGWLQVHEPTNDVERIFRDIALEDREDLEKLKVEGDLKAYRAFALAYLGEKVSLDGNFSSPMTVAMALYATGSEEYREKLLAMEHFGFWGRLHYRVLDLLDVSQISGFEELREIACPYLKKIPLTEEWQKAVYAHYYVLCSKRPLLPENYSALLPWQVAEVVRIKALLGEPYGDAVDYLLSSSENGTWKDFYNTAYVLWVLKSLNVSYDYEKSLRYLSANLTWMLNERDSKTGNPVYYSIPTYYFSQAAIVFKQFRMNRELNETLKVLKERQYSNGAFAYTHQSVTGITTTARVVWNLQTAGLTDTDLYKKGVGFLRKILYAEIPEVKPEMANTTFLMVRDGRYVGNSTEKVDTAGLDGYVAIYPSKNPLMIKAVAVKGFSAESPWREDRIKYAVAITVVGVLFLAMYGVIWFENRRRK
- a CDS encoding nucleotidyltransferase domain-containing protein, with the protein product MRIGRVPGLYSLILYGSLVREDFLPGISDVDFFIVLEDNADPDTVISQIKPVLEECSAHLNPVEVDIAWEWLSNLRDPLRLGYPYKFLTIYQADFRENHIVILGNEILEYLPRYSVSEVLPVRLEGIINGLERFRGNTKDDSHPSRRGGAPHCTPQRLKSQERRCFENAGANRGRGGP
- the bpsA gene encoding N(4)-bis(aminopropyl)spermidine synthase; translated protein: MREIVERVKEKTSIPVYERTVENVLSAIQASGDVWRIVDLSEEPLPLVVAVVTALYELGYVAFDNNQVILTRKGKELVEKYGIGPRADYTCSHCQGRTVEIDAFSELLEEFKEITKDRPEPVHQFDQAYVTPETTVAKVALMHSRGDLENKEVFVLGDDDLTSVALMLSGLPKRIAVLDIDERLTNFIEKAADEIGYENIEIFTFDLRKPLPDYALHKFDTFITDPPETVHAIRSFVGRGIATLKGPGCTGYFGITRRESSLDKWRDIQRVLLNEFGVVITDIIRNFNEYVNWGYVEETRAWRLLPIKVMPSYNWYKSYMFRIQTLEGSRGFEEEITVGDELYNDEEASTT
- a CDS encoding ATPase, with the translated sequence MLKPAGEDFVKRYRLEYNLEALELVRKDIGDTSYSRLKALIEYRLTGKEFDRSPTEVKVALAFSAGSDSTATLEILRWASFDVVPVTVKLPQMGEKAIEKARSYGAVFIEVPEYLDVIRPQIEKGAPICGRCHSLVMDAVEEYARENGIKIVASGDMLSSGLISIYRKDDLVILNLPAFLALDKAEIIEIIGGDYDLKFGCPLLWELFRKAPSTKRLSIQRVLRETRARALTPEMAKKLILDILSR